A DNA window from Iodobacter ciconiae contains the following coding sequences:
- a CDS encoding ExbD/TolR family protein, giving the protein MAFGGFDQSDNAPMSEINTTPLVDVMLVLLVVFIVTAPVMTHSIRVDLPKAKAEVTQTPPAVLQVTLTAAGQIEWEKTPVRADELQARFAAAVAKDAQTELHLLADKNVRYELIAQTMSAARQAGLTKIGLLTDGN; this is encoded by the coding sequence ATGGCTTTTGGTGGTTTTGATCAGAGTGATAATGCACCGATGTCCGAAATCAATACGACGCCGCTGGTTGATGTGATGCTGGTGCTTCTGGTGGTGTTTATTGTGACCGCACCGGTGATGACCCATTCCATTCGCGTTGATTTACCCAAGGCAAAAGCAGAAGTCACCCAAACGCCGCCTGCCGTGCTGCAGGTGACGCTGACGGCAGCCGGGCAGATTGAGTGGGAAAAAACGCCGGTTCGGGCGGATGAATTGCAGGCTCGCTTTGCAGCTGCAGTGGCTAAAGATGCCCAGACCGAGCTGCATTTACTAGCAGATAAAAATGTACGTTATGAGCTGATTGCACAAACCATGTCGGCAGCAAGGCAGGCGGGCCTGACAAAAATTGGCCTGCTGACAGACGGGAACTAA
- a CDS encoding TonB-dependent receptor: MREIHKPKSAIRHLAKLPAAAALFGAMSASAAPIDEVNLAPVEVKADIKNTKDTDKTYNAPVTRIGRTPQATRDVPQSTTSITKMLMADQDSNSLKDALRNAVGITFNASEGGSSGDGVRVRGFGASNDLYLDNFRDAAQYNRDTFNTDTVEVLRGPASMIYGRGSTGGIINQVSKTPFRGDLNQFSATVGTENYYRAEADLNRSLEDNAAFRVNVMGQKAGSTREGAEMNRWGFAPSVAFGLGEQTEVTLSYMHYQEDNVPDYGVPYYSASSKGGTNQPIPYADKFYGLKDFDSETSKTDIFSFNLQHRLNANMLLKNSTRMGLYELDLRASAPRLALKSGEALDDNSSITRSRKLRMREQAIYSNVTDLLWDFETGTVRHNVLAGLELTREKLLSTQRTQFNANGTNCSLPSTTAGNPVAGGSVPCSAPVKLAAADSTADTMAFYAQDLIELTPQWKVLVGARFDHFKAHTENQSFTAAPAATNVERTDNIWSWRTGVIYQPTANQSYYASYGTSFNPSAEAYSTDPRNVTLDPEKNRNMEIGAKWTLLEGDLSLRTAIFRTEKTNERQTDIEVGEIKPALLSGRRHTDGIEIEGAGRITADWHVFAGIALMNPRIDVVAGRTPKTVEGNYAENAPRYTGNLWSTYQLNSNWKVGGGFNAMDKRYTSNTNTVNLPAYIRWDAMAEWRLRDYGVQLNINNLFDTDHFESLYAGFAVPGAGRTVRLSFNYRF, encoded by the coding sequence ATGAGAGAGATACACAAGCCTAAATCAGCCATTCGACACCTGGCCAAGCTACCTGCGGCAGCGGCATTATTTGGCGCAATGAGCGCGAGTGCAGCGCCGATTGATGAAGTGAATCTGGCACCGGTTGAAGTAAAAGCGGATATTAAAAACACAAAGGACACGGATAAAACATATAACGCACCGGTGACGCGCATAGGCCGTACACCTCAAGCTACGCGCGATGTTCCACAATCAACAACCAGTATTACCAAAATGCTGATGGCCGATCAGGACAGTAACTCTTTAAAAGATGCCCTGCGTAATGCTGTTGGTATAACATTTAATGCCTCCGAAGGCGGTAGCAGTGGCGATGGTGTTCGCGTGCGGGGGTTTGGCGCATCTAATGATCTGTATTTGGATAACTTTCGTGATGCGGCACAATATAATCGCGACACATTTAATACCGACACGGTAGAAGTGTTGCGTGGCCCGGCTTCGATGATTTATGGCCGGGGATCAACGGGTGGCATTATTAATCAGGTAAGCAAAACGCCTTTTCGTGGTGATTTAAATCAATTTTCTGCCACTGTAGGAACAGAAAATTACTATCGTGCCGAAGCTGATTTAAACCGTAGCCTGGAAGACAACGCGGCTTTTCGCGTGAATGTGATGGGCCAGAAAGCGGGCAGCACCCGTGAAGGCGCGGAAATGAATCGCTGGGGCTTTGCGCCATCGGTAGCGTTTGGTCTGGGCGAGCAAACAGAAGTGACGCTCTCTTATATGCATTACCAGGAAGACAATGTTCCGGATTATGGCGTGCCTTATTATAGTGCGTCGTCTAAAGGAGGTACAAATCAACCTATTCCATATGCCGATAAATTTTACGGTCTAAAAGATTTTGATTCGGAAACTTCAAAAACCGATATATTCAGCTTTAATCTGCAGCACCGCCTAAATGCCAATATGTTGTTGAAAAATTCAACGCGCATGGGCTTGTATGAGCTGGATCTTCGTGCGAGTGCACCAAGACTTGCTCTTAAGAGCGGTGAAGCATTGGATGATAACAGTAGTATCACGCGAAGCCGTAAATTACGTATGCGTGAGCAGGCAATTTATTCCAATGTGACTGATTTGCTGTGGGATTTTGAAACCGGCACGGTTCGGCATAATGTTTTAGCGGGTTTAGAGCTAACGCGCGAAAAACTACTGAGCACACAGCGTACGCAGTTCAATGCAAATGGCACAAATTGCAGCTTGCCTAGCACGACCGCTGGTAACCCTGTAGCCGGTGGCAGCGTGCCTTGCTCGGCTCCCGTTAAGCTGGCTGCTGCCGATTCTACTGCAGATACCATGGCATTTTATGCACAAGATCTGATTGAGCTGACGCCTCAATGGAAAGTCCTGGTGGGGGCACGTTTTGATCACTTTAAAGCGCATACAGAGAATCAGTCGTTCACTGCTGCGCCTGCCGCTACAAATGTGGAGCGCACCGATAATATCTGGAGCTGGCGCACCGGGGTTATTTATCAGCCTACAGCTAACCAGTCTTACTACGCGTCCTATGGCACTTCATTTAATCCATCGGCTGAAGCATATTCAACGGATCCACGTAATGTAACGCTTGATCCGGAAAAAAACCGCAATATGGAAATCGGTGCCAAATGGACGTTGCTAGAAGGTGATTTGAGCCTGCGCACAGCTATTTTCCGTACTGAAAAAACCAATGAGCGTCAGACAGATATCGAGGTCGGAGAAATTAAACCTGCTCTCTTGTCTGGCCGCCGTCATACCGATGGTATCGAGATTGAAGGGGCTGGGCGTATTACTGCAGACTGGCATGTCTTTGCCGGTATTGCTTTGATGAATCCGCGTATTGACGTGGTTGCGGGGCGTACCCCCAAGACTGTAGAGGGTAATTACGCAGAAAATGCACCGCGTTATACCGGTAATTTATGGTCAACTTATCAGCTCAATAGTAACTGGAAGGTCGGAGGTGGTTTTAACGCGATGGATAAGCGTTATACCAGTAATACCAATACGGTGAATCTGCCCGCGTATATTCGCTGGGATGCAATGGCAGAATGGCGTTTGCGTGATTACGGTGTGCAGCTAAATATTAACAATCTGTTTGACACCGATCACTTTGAAAGCTTGTACGCGGGTTTTGCTGTGCCTGGTGCGGGCAGAACTGTGCGTTTATCGTTTAACTATCGTTTTTAA
- a CDS encoding Fe2+-dependent dioxygenase, with amino-acid sequence MLLHIPQVLDTQTVAYCRQRLEAAEWEDGKMTSGSLSVSIKRNQQLAKDSAVAKELGAIILQALNANEMFFSAALPSYVIPPQFNRYENSMDLGNHIDNAVQGIFGTQERIRADLSATLFFAEPEDYDGGELVIEDTYGVHEVKLAAGDMILYPSTSLHRVEPVTRGARLASFMWIQSMVRDVGERVVLFDLDTSIRQLRQQEGSHDIATQLTGTYHNLLRRWADL; translated from the coding sequence ATGTTATTACATATTCCGCAGGTACTTGATACTCAAACCGTGGCTTATTGCCGTCAGCGCCTTGAGGCGGCAGAATGGGAGGACGGCAAAATGACCTCCGGTAGTTTATCGGTGTCGATCAAGCGTAATCAGCAACTGGCCAAGGACAGTGCCGTTGCTAAGGAGCTGGGTGCTATTATTTTGCAGGCATTAAATGCCAATGAGATGTTTTTTTCGGCCGCACTGCCAAGCTATGTGATACCGCCGCAATTTAACCGTTACGAAAACAGCATGGATCTGGGAAACCATATTGATAATGCAGTGCAAGGCATTTTTGGTACGCAAGAGCGTATCCGCGCCGACTTATCGGCAACCTTGTTTTTTGCTGAACCAGAAGACTACGACGGTGGTGAGCTGGTGATTGAGGATACCTACGGTGTGCATGAAGTTAAACTGGCCGCTGGTGATATGATTTTATATCCGTCTACCAGCTTGCATCGTGTTGAACCCGTCACCCGTGGTGCACGTCTGGCTTCATTTATGTGGATACAAAGTATGGTGCGTGATGTGGGTGAGCGGGTCGTATTATTTGATCTGGATACCTCTATCCGGCAATTGCGCCAGCAAGAGGGATCGCATGATATTGCAACTCAGCTGACAGGTACTTATCACAATTTATTGCGCCGCTGGGCTGATCTATAA
- a CDS encoding FmdB family zinc ribbon protein — translation MSLDLMPIYAYRCAACGYSDEHIQKMSDDALHVCPACHASSYEKQLTAAGFQLKGSGWYVTDFKGGSSSKSPSDG, via the coding sequence GTGAGCTTAGATTTAATGCCTATTTATGCTTATCGCTGTGCTGCTTGCGGTTATTCTGACGAGCATATTCAGAAAATGTCGGATGACGCGCTTCATGTGTGCCCAGCCTGCCATGCATCCTCTTATGAAAAACAGCTTACTGCCGCTGGTTTTCAATTAAAAGGCAGTGGCTGGTATGTGACTGATTTTAAAGGTGGATCTTCATCTAAATCGCCTTCGGATGGTTAA
- a CDS encoding DUF502 domain-containing protein, with protein MTHLKKYLLTGLLVWVPLAITLWVLQLIIGTMDQIGALLPTSMRPDSWLLQALEGSFPFLVGSRYIPGFGVILTIVVLLLTGVFATNVLGLRLLLVGEKVLNRIPIVRSIYSSVKQVSDTLFSDSGQAFRQALLVRFPYADAWTIAFMTGVPGGEVAAVLDGEYVSVYVPTTPNPTSGYFIMVKKADVIELDMSVDEALKYVISMGVVTPGKAV; from the coding sequence ATGACGCATTTAAAAAAATATTTACTGACAGGCTTACTGGTGTGGGTGCCCCTGGCAATCACCCTGTGGGTTCTGCAGCTGATTATCGGCACGATGGATCAGATTGGTGCCTTGCTGCCCACTTCGATGCGTCCTGATTCATGGCTGCTGCAGGCTCTGGAGGGCTCGTTTCCCTTTTTGGTAGGCTCGCGTTATATTCCGGGCTTTGGCGTTATCCTTACCATTGTTGTTTTGCTGCTGACGGGTGTATTTGCGACCAATGTGCTGGGTTTGCGTTTGCTGCTGGTGGGTGAGAAAGTACTGAACCGTATTCCGATTGTGCGTTCGATTTACAGTAGTGTGAAGCAGGTTTCGGATACTTTGTTTTCCGATTCCGGCCAGGCATTTCGTCAGGCTTTGCTTGTGCGTTTTCCGTATGCAGATGCATGGACAATTGCTTTTATGACCGGAGTGCCGGGAGGAGAAGTAGCTGCCGTGCTGGATGGGGAGTATGTAAGTGTTTATGTGCCGACTACGCCTAATCCAACTTCGGGTTATTTTATTATGGTCAAAAAGGCTGATGTGATTGAGCTGGATATGAGCGTCGATGAAGCTTTAAAGTATGTTATTTCTATGGGTGTGGTTACACCCGGCAAGGCAGTTTAG
- the aspS gene encoding aspartate--tRNA ligase has product MRTDYCGLIDGRYLGQTVTIKGWAHRRRDHGGVIFIDLRDREGLVQVVINPDTAEAFTIADSSRNEYVLEITGLVRARPEGAANKNLISGEIEIVATEIKILNTAVTPPFQIDDENLSENVRLQNRVIDLRRPVMQKNLRLRYRIAMLIRNYLDSRGFIDIETPMLTRSTPEGARDYLVPSRVHDGQFFALPQSPQLFKQLLMVAGFDRYYQIVKCFRDEDLRADRQPEFTQIDIETSFLNEHEIMDITESMAKHVFKEGIGVELTDFPRMTYADAMHLYGSDKPDLRVTLQFVELTDLMKTEEFKVFRSAAEMANGRVVGLRVPGGAALSRKEIDEYTKFVGIYGAKGLAYIKVNDVTKLTNDEHSGLQSPIVKNLSEAALKEIIARTGAIDGDLIFFGADKAKVVNEAIGALRIKIGHEKGEAGGYFAQGWKPMWVIDFPMFEHDEEADRWTACHHPFTAPQDGHEDMLDTNPGACVAKAYDMVLNGSEIGGGSIRIYREEMQSKVFRALKIDAEEAQNKFGFLLENLQFGAPPHGGLAFGLDRLVTLMVGAESIRDVIAFPKTQRAQCLLTDAPNSVDEKQLRELHIRLRQKAEVAAS; this is encoded by the coding sequence ATGCGTACAGATTACTGTGGCCTTATTGATGGCCGTTACCTCGGACAAACCGTTACGATTAAAGGTTGGGCGCATCGTCGTCGTGACCACGGTGGTGTGATTTTTATCGATTTACGCGATCGTGAAGGCTTGGTGCAGGTGGTCATTAATCCGGACACCGCAGAAGCCTTTACCATTGCTGATTCTTCGCGTAATGAATACGTTCTGGAAATCACCGGTCTGGTGCGTGCCCGTCCTGAAGGGGCAGCCAATAAAAATCTGATTTCCGGCGAAATTGAAATTGTTGCTACCGAAATCAAAATTCTGAATACCGCTGTCACACCACCGTTTCAGATTGATGATGAAAATCTCTCTGAAAACGTGCGTCTGCAAAACCGTGTGATTGATTTGCGCCGCCCCGTGATGCAAAAAAATCTGCGCCTGCGTTATCGCATCGCCATGTTGATCCGTAATTACCTGGACAGCCGTGGCTTTATTGATATTGAAACACCCATGCTGACCCGCTCCACACCGGAAGGCGCGCGCGATTACCTGGTGCCAAGCCGTGTACACGATGGTCAGTTTTTTGCGCTGCCACAATCGCCACAGCTCTTCAAACAATTATTGATGGTGGCGGGTTTTGATCGCTACTACCAAATCGTTAAGTGTTTTCGCGATGAAGATTTGCGCGCTGATCGCCAGCCGGAATTCACCCAGATTGATATCGAAACCTCGTTTCTGAACGAGCACGAAATCATGGATATCACAGAATCCATGGCCAAGCATGTGTTTAAAGAAGGCATTGGTGTTGAGCTGACCGACTTCCCGCGCATGACTTACGCCGATGCGATGCACTTATATGGATCAGACAAGCCTGATCTGCGGGTTACCCTGCAATTTGTTGAGCTGACTGATCTGATGAAAACGGAAGAATTCAAAGTATTTCGCTCTGCAGCAGAAATGGCTAACGGCCGCGTAGTGGGCTTGCGTGTACCGGGTGGTGCTGCGCTCAGCCGTAAGGAAATTGACGAATACACCAAGTTTGTCGGAATCTACGGTGCCAAGGGCTTGGCTTACATCAAAGTAAATGATGTCACTAAGCTGACGAATGACGAGCATTCCGGCCTGCAATCACCAATTGTTAAAAACCTCTCTGAAGCGGCACTGAAAGAAATTATTGCCCGCACGGGCGCAATAGATGGCGATCTGATTTTCTTTGGCGCGGACAAAGCCAAGGTGGTGAATGAAGCCATTGGCGCACTGCGTATCAAGATTGGTCACGAGAAGGGCGAGGCGGGCGGCTACTTTGCCCAGGGCTGGAAGCCAATGTGGGTGATCGATTTCCCGATGTTCGAGCACGACGAAGAAGCCGATCGCTGGACTGCATGTCACCATCCGTTTACGGCACCACAAGATGGCCACGAAGATATGCTGGATACCAATCCGGGTGCATGTGTTGCTAAAGCCTACGACATGGTGCTGAACGGCTCCGAAATCGGTGGCGGCTCAATCCGTATTTACCGTGAAGAGATGCAATCTAAAGTCTTCCGCGCACTGAAAATTGATGCCGAAGAAGCGCAAAATAAGTTTGGTTTCTTACTGGAAAACCTGCAGTTTGGCGCGCCTCCGCACGGTGGCTTGGCTTTTGGTCTGGACCGTTTGGTGACTTTGATGGTGGGGGCAGAATCCATCCGTGACGTGATCGCTTTCCCCAAAACGCAACGCGCTCAGTGCTTGCTGACCGATGCACCAAATAGCGTGGACGAAAAACAACTGCGTGAATTACATATTCGCTTGCGTCAGAAGGCCGAGGTTGCTGCAAGCTAA